A part of Roseitalea porphyridii genomic DNA contains:
- a CDS encoding universal stress protein produces the protein MTPKTILYPLGMDQPLDELRPAIELCRAREAHLTVLLIALAPPPPIAVDTVILSDAWASQAEEIKKELHAHGERARDLIAESGISCEIKRSLMVDSSIELAVAEHAFFADVTLISRTLPEKSGFADHVASGVLFGAGKPVLVGAPAQFETLDWKTVLIAWDNEKPAVRAIAEALPILRAAEAVHILSIDPDASRTGDGEAPGWDLAAYLSRHGVSLTVHTQPSGQLAVSRVIVEFADDIGADGIVMGAFGHSRLRQRLLGGTTRSMMDDCPLPVLMAH, from the coding sequence ATGACCCCCAAGACTATCCTCTATCCGCTGGGTATGGACCAGCCGCTCGACGAACTGCGCCCGGCGATCGAACTGTGCCGGGCCCGCGAGGCGCATCTGACCGTGTTGCTGATCGCGCTCGCCCCACCCCCGCCGATCGCCGTCGACACCGTGATCCTGTCCGATGCCTGGGCTTCGCAGGCAGAGGAGATCAAGAAGGAGTTGCACGCCCATGGCGAGCGCGCACGCGACCTGATCGCCGAAAGCGGCATCTCCTGCGAGATCAAGCGCTCGCTGATGGTCGACAGCTCGATCGAACTGGCCGTCGCCGAACACGCCTTCTTCGCCGATGTGACGCTGATCTCGAGAACGCTGCCCGAGAAGTCGGGCTTTGCCGATCACGTGGCGAGCGGCGTCCTGTTCGGTGCCGGCAAGCCCGTGCTCGTCGGCGCGCCTGCGCAGTTCGAAACCCTCGACTGGAAGACCGTGCTGATCGCCTGGGACAACGAAAAGCCAGCGGTGCGCGCCATCGCAGAGGCGCTGCCCATCCTGCGCGCCGCCGAGGCCGTGCACATCCTGTCGATCGACCCCGATGCGAGCCGCACCGGCGACGGCGAGGCGCCCGGCTGGGATCTGGCGGCCTACCTGTCGCGGCATGGCGTCAGCCTGACGGTCCACACCCAGCCCAGCGGACAGTTGGCGGTCTCCCGGGTGATCGTCGAGTTCGCCGACGATATCGGCGCGGACGGCATCGTCATGGGCGCGTTCGGCCATTCGCGCCTGCGCCAGCGCCTGCTCGGCGGCACGACCCGGTCGATGATGGACGATTGCCCACTGCCGGTGCTGATGGCGCACTGA
- a CDS encoding efflux RND transporter periplasmic adaptor subunit, whose amino-acid sequence MKGAWAKWIVGLIAVAVVGYGIHVSLREQPVLVDLGTVSRGAMAVAIDEEGMTRVRDVYAVSSTLAGRIDRIALEEGDTVSRGDVIATIHPLDPPFLDLRTRTELQAAAEAARAAVALANVEHARAQTALNLARSAYERASELAKTNIVSDSELERAFGDLQLKQAQVESALANINLRLAELASVEARLAQPGDEPGNGNGECCVTLRAPIDGIVLGVKVRSEQAVNVGTVVAEMGRPDDLEVAVDLLSSDAVRIGPGTTATISDWGGDRDLGATVRKVEPAAFTKVSALGIEEQRVNAVLDLEEVPEGLGHGYRVVARLTVWRADDVVRAPISALYRDDGDWAVFVAEDGVARVRTVELGRMNDTVAEVAAGLAPGERVILYPSDLLRDGRLIADRAAPAGDRN is encoded by the coding sequence ATGAAGGGCGCATGGGCAAAATGGATCGTCGGGCTGATCGCCGTGGCGGTGGTCGGCTACGGCATCCATGTCTCGCTGCGCGAGCAGCCGGTGCTCGTCGATCTGGGCACGGTCTCGCGCGGCGCCATGGCGGTCGCGATCGACGAGGAGGGCATGACGCGGGTGCGCGACGTCTATGCGGTCTCCTCGACGCTGGCCGGCCGCATCGACCGGATCGCGCTGGAAGAGGGCGATACGGTCAGCCGGGGCGATGTGATCGCCACGATCCACCCGCTCGATCCGCCCTTTCTCGACCTGCGCACGCGGACCGAGCTGCAGGCGGCGGCCGAGGCGGCGCGCGCTGCGGTCGCGCTTGCCAATGTCGAGCATGCGCGGGCACAGACGGCGTTGAACCTCGCCCGATCGGCCTATGAGCGCGCCTCGGAACTGGCCAAGACCAACATCGTCTCCGACAGCGAACTCGAACGCGCCTTCGGCGATCTGCAGCTCAAGCAGGCGCAGGTGGAAAGCGCGCTCGCCAACATCAATCTGCGCCTTGCGGAACTGGCGAGCGTGGAGGCGCGGCTGGCGCAGCCCGGCGACGAACCCGGCAATGGCAACGGCGAATGCTGCGTCACGCTGCGCGCGCCGATCGACGGCATCGTGCTCGGCGTGAAGGTGCGCTCCGAGCAGGCGGTCAATGTGGGCACGGTGGTCGCCGAAATGGGCCGGCCGGACGATCTGGAGGTCGCCGTCGATCTTCTGTCGTCGGACGCGGTGCGGATCGGTCCGGGCACGACGGCGACGATCTCGGACTGGGGCGGCGACCGTGATCTGGGCGCCACGGTGCGCAAGGTCGAGCCGGCCGCCTTCACCAAGGTCTCGGCGCTCGGCATCGAGGAGCAGCGCGTCAATGCGGTGCTCGATCTGGAGGAGGTGCCCGAAGGGCTCGGCCACGGCTATCGCGTGGTCGCGCGGCTGACGGTCTGGCGGGCCGACGACGTCGTCAGGGCGCCGATCAGCGCGCTCTATCGCGACGATGGCGACTGGGCGGTCTTCGTCGCCGAGGACGGGGTCGCGCGGGTGCGGACGGTCGAACTGGGCCGGATGAACGACACGGTCGCCGAGGTGGCGGCGGGGCTGGCGCCGGGAGAGCGGGTCATCCTCTATCCGAGCGACCTCCTGCGTGACGGGCGCCTGATCGCCGACCGGGCCGCGCCGGCCGGCGACCGGAACTGA